The Magnetococcales bacterium genome includes a window with the following:
- a CDS encoding prepilin-type N-terminal cleavage/methylation domain-containing protein, whose amino-acid sequence MNLSQPAPSQRGFTLLEVMVAGTIASMVGLALLETLLTVVEMAHHTTDLVLLNQESRNVFDLAAEGGVVAEGTSIPGYWGRATDPVSANELRVTNQQLLLGPAAGPNLISTAWPTVNIPCTGQGKPIPACLGPGLTLQAQGFVSGVTRETSRSLDGASAEITFSLAIPYAIPNAGSAVRSPWSYQSSFWTLFATLVEP is encoded by the coding sequence CCCTCCCAAAGAGGCTTCACCCTTCTTGAGGTGATGGTGGCCGGCACCATCGCGTCGATGGTGGGTTTGGCTTTGCTCGAAACCCTGCTGACCGTCGTTGAGATGGCCCATCATACCACCGACCTCGTCCTGCTCAATCAGGAGAGCCGCAACGTCTTCGATCTGGCCGCCGAAGGGGGCGTCGTCGCCGAGGGTACCTCCATCCCCGGCTATTGGGGGCGGGCGACGGACCCTGTCAGCGCCAACGAGTTGCGGGTGACAAACCAACAACTGCTCCTTGGCCCCGCCGCAGGCCCCAACTTGATCAGCACCGCCTGGCCAACCGTCAACATTCCCTGCACCGGTCAGGGAAAGCCCATACCCGCCTGCCTCGGACCCGGGTTGACACTTCAGGCCCAGGGGTTTGTTTCCGGCGTAACCCGAGAGACCAGCCGCAGCTTGGACGGCGCGTCCGCAGAAATCACCTTCTCCTTGGCCATCCCCTACGCTATACCCAATGCAGGCAGCGCCGTTCGCTCCCCCTGGTCTTACCAATCCAGCTTCTGGACCCTTTTCGCCACGCTCGTTGAACCCTGA